Proteins from a genomic interval of Kitasatospora kifunensis:
- a CDS encoding DNA/RNA non-specific endonuclease: MPTQPPARGRWPALVAAGAAAALLAGLLVWHESGSPHAGSPQARHSPTGGRTATPQVDGRAPFAAALVDLALQPAVRYRWSADGSDQSELSVTAAGEALGSTLVNGTSAATLRVGGTTYSLGGVDGQPDLAGTWVAGAAPAETAGGDTAPQVGQTPVTLANLLLQALDSDQTTLPSPDSPSATVDGVPALTAVTPGGDLLISQARPYRLLEFAPSGPSPDTPQDAPPPPVGSANEQAVFRGPAALRASAPAPSAGAFTVSGLSAPDSAALRGEIRSDTGQLANAVDLGLQVRVDGKPDVRCSSGGCQVTSHLAGVVPSDDQARQRLTGTQVTVLMTAAMTVDGAPAGACSTTEQLPLDSTRDISCFGAATRPTGRAVKPDAVITLRALAQVDTTALLRTQSDEDVEAVAAAALAGTVAPEALGCLDSRPSGATSNGPGWILNTTGASGRTETGQACLKNPPDNTNDDHQPDPPGYADAKTELRRLGLNPQTDLTRCHLIPPRFGGSNTLTSNLSPCTQATTGLQTFESEVAAALTRTPAGTIHYLNAPLFATRTSTIPTAFTLLALCYTPTGLPSSVLSRSVLNQVPATDSSTGPVDIGN, encoded by the coding sequence CCGCGCTCCTGGCGGGACTGCTGGTCTGGCACGAGTCCGGCAGCCCGCACGCCGGCAGCCCCCAGGCACGGCACTCCCCAACCGGGGGCCGTACCGCGACCCCGCAGGTGGACGGCCGCGCCCCCTTCGCGGCCGCCTTGGTGGACCTGGCCCTCCAGCCCGCGGTGCGCTACCGGTGGAGCGCGGACGGCTCCGACCAGTCCGAACTGAGCGTCACCGCCGCCGGTGAGGCGCTCGGCTCGACCCTCGTCAACGGCACCAGCGCCGCGACCCTGCGGGTGGGCGGCACCACGTACAGTCTCGGCGGTGTCGACGGGCAGCCGGACCTCGCGGGCACATGGGTCGCCGGTGCCGCACCGGCGGAGACGGCGGGCGGCGACACGGCGCCGCAGGTCGGGCAGACCCCCGTCACCCTCGCCAACCTGCTGCTCCAGGCGCTCGACAGCGACCAGACCACCCTGCCGAGCCCCGACTCCCCTTCGGCGACGGTCGACGGGGTGCCGGCGCTCACGGCGGTGACCCCGGGCGGCGACCTGCTGATCTCGCAGGCCCGTCCATACCGGCTGCTGGAGTTCGCGCCGAGCGGGCCATCACCGGACACGCCGCAGGACGCCCCGCCGCCCCCCGTCGGATCCGCCAATGAGCAGGCGGTGTTCCGCGGGCCCGCCGCTCTCCGGGCGTCGGCGCCCGCACCGTCGGCGGGCGCCTTCACGGTCTCCGGCCTCTCCGCACCGGACAGTGCCGCCCTGCGCGGGGAAATCCGCTCTGACACCGGGCAGTTGGCGAACGCCGTGGACCTGGGACTGCAGGTGCGGGTCGACGGCAAGCCAGACGTGCGCTGCTCGTCCGGCGGCTGCCAGGTCACAAGCCACCTCGCCGGAGTCGTGCCCAGCGATGACCAGGCCCGGCAGCGGCTCACCGGCACCCAGGTGACGGTCCTCATGACGGCCGCGATGACCGTTGACGGCGCGCCGGCCGGCGCCTGCAGCACCACCGAGCAACTGCCGCTGGACAGCACCAGGGACATCTCGTGCTTCGGCGCCGCAACCCGGCCGACCGGCCGAGCCGTCAAGCCTGACGCTGTCATCACCCTCCGGGCCCTGGCACAGGTGGACACCACGGCCCTGCTGCGAACCCAGAGCGACGAGGACGTCGAGGCGGTCGCAGCCGCCGCCCTGGCCGGCACGGTCGCCCCGGAGGCCCTGGGATGCCTCGACTCCCGTCCAAGCGGCGCCACTTCGAACGGACCCGGGTGGATCCTCAACACCACGGGCGCCTCCGGCCGCACCGAGACCGGTCAGGCATGCCTGAAGAACCCACCCGACAACACCAACGACGACCACCAGCCCGACCCACCCGGCTACGCGGACGCCAAGACCGAACTCCGCCGACTCGGCCTGAACCCCCAGACCGACCTGACCCGATGCCACCTCATCCCGCCCCGCTTCGGCGGCTCGAACACCCTCACATCAAACCTCAGCCCCTGCACCCAAGCCACCACCGGCCTCCAGACCTTCGAATCCGAAGTAGCCGCCGCCCTGACCCGCACCCCCGCCGGCACCATCCACTACCTCAACGCCCCGCTCTTCGCGACCCGCACCAGCACCATCCCCACCGCCTTCACGCTCCTGGCCCTCTGCTACACCCCCACCGGCCTCCCAAGCTCAGTCCTCTCCCGCTCCGTCCTCAACCAGGTGCCGGCCACCGACAGCAGCACCGGTCCGGTCGACATCGGGAACTGA
- a CDS encoding integrase core domain-containing protein, whose amino-acid sequence MLLRLAYLGVTNTFAMLRLLPMSDREKDVEILALRHQITVLERQLNGVRVRFEASDRAFLATLLHGLPTQVLRRMRLLVRPDTVLRWHRDLVARRHAERSRPKRGGRPRTVRSVRALVLRLATENPGWGYRRLHGELLILGVKVAASTVWEILKDAGIPPAPERASSTWADFLRSQADALLACDFFETVTLSGARLYVFAVIEHASRRIRVLGATAHPTAAWVTQTAKNLVMDLEDAGCRARYLIRDRDGKFPDLFDAILQDAGIEVVLSGIRIPRMNSIMERWVQTCRHELLDRTLVWDQRHLMHALREFEHFYNGHRPHQGIANARPLHPLPQPISDPEQITRLDIRRRDRLGGLLHEYQHAA is encoded by the coding sequence GTGCTGCTGAGACTGGCATATCTGGGCGTGACGAACACGTTCGCGATGCTGCGGCTGCTGCCGATGAGCGACCGCGAGAAGGACGTGGAGATCCTGGCTCTGCGCCATCAGATCACCGTGCTGGAACGGCAGCTGAACGGAGTGCGGGTCCGCTTCGAAGCGAGCGACCGGGCATTCCTCGCAACCCTGCTTCACGGTTTGCCGACCCAGGTGCTGCGTCGGATGCGGCTGCTGGTGCGGCCGGACACCGTGCTGCGCTGGCATCGTGACCTGGTCGCCCGTCGTCATGCCGAGCGGTCCCGGCCCAAGCGCGGAGGTCGACCGCGGACCGTGCGCTCAGTCCGCGCCCTGGTCCTGCGCCTGGCCACCGAGAATCCCGGGTGGGGGTACCGTCGCCTGCACGGCGAACTGCTCATCCTCGGCGTGAAGGTGGCCGCATCCACGGTCTGGGAGATCCTCAAGGACGCCGGCATCCCGCCGGCACCCGAGCGAGCCTCGAGCACCTGGGCGGACTTCCTGCGTTCCCAGGCCGACGCGCTCCTCGCGTGCGACTTCTTCGAGACGGTCACCCTGTCCGGGGCCCGCCTGTACGTGTTCGCGGTGATCGAGCACGCGAGCCGGCGGATCCGGGTCCTGGGCGCGACCGCGCATCCGACCGCAGCCTGGGTGACGCAGACGGCGAAGAACCTCGTCATGGACCTCGAGGACGCCGGCTGCCGGGCCCGCTACCTGATCCGCGACCGGGACGGGAAGTTCCCCGACCTGTTCGACGCCATCCTGCAGGACGCGGGCATCGAGGTCGTACTCAGCGGCATCCGGATACCGAGAATGAACTCCATCATGGAACGCTGGGTGCAGACCTGTCGGCATGAGCTGCTGGACCGCACGCTGGTCTGGGATCAGCGCCACCTCATGCACGCGCTGCGCGAGTTCGAGCACTTCTACAACGGGCACCGGCCGCACCAGGGCATCGCGAACGCCCGCCCGCTCCACCCACTCCCCCAACCGATCAGCGACCCCGAGCAGATCACCCGCCTCGACATACGCAGACGCGACCGACTCGGCGGCCTACTCCACGAATACCAACATGCCGCTTGA
- a CDS encoding IS5 family transposase gives MTAWLTSSGTRPITGVRERRYPTDMSDVEWVVVRPLLPVPGWLRGQGGQPEAYCHRAMLDAVRYLVDNGIKWRAMPADFPPWDRVYAFFRRWRDQDLIREFHDRLRGRVREKAGRDPQPSAGVIDSQSVKADAVVGADSRGFDGGKLINGRKRHVVVDTLGLLLAVMVTAADTGDRTAAQVLMAQVADAHHLLELIWADGGYTGGLIEYCFTALALVLMIVKRSDDMRGFVVLPKRWIVERFFAHLMRTRRLVRDFERSTSSAEAMVYWSMTLLMTRRLAQPRPSRA, from the coding sequence GTGACTGCCTGGCTCACCAGTTCGGGAACGCGGCCGATCACGGGGGTGCGCGAGCGCCGCTACCCGACGGACATGTCGGACGTCGAGTGGGTGGTGGTCCGGCCGCTGCTGCCGGTGCCAGGCTGGCTGCGCGGCCAGGGCGGGCAGCCGGAGGCGTACTGCCACCGGGCGATGCTGGACGCGGTTCGTTACCTGGTCGACAACGGCATCAAGTGGCGGGCGATGCCGGCCGACTTCCCGCCGTGGGACCGGGTCTACGCGTTCTTCCGACGCTGGCGCGACCAGGACCTGATCCGGGAGTTCCACGACCGGCTGCGCGGCCGGGTCCGCGAGAAGGCAGGGCGGGATCCGCAGCCGAGCGCGGGCGTGATCGACTCCCAGTCGGTCAAGGCGGATGCCGTCGTCGGCGCCGACAGCCGCGGCTTCGACGGCGGCAAGCTGATCAACGGACGCAAGCGGCACGTCGTGGTCGACACCCTCGGGCTGCTGCTCGCCGTGATGGTCACCGCCGCCGACACCGGTGACCGCACCGCAGCTCAGGTCCTGATGGCCCAGGTGGCCGACGCGCACCACCTGCTGGAGCTCATCTGGGCCGACGGCGGCTATACCGGCGGACTCATCGAGTACTGCTTCACCGCCCTGGCCCTGGTGCTGATGATCGTCAAGCGAAGCGACGACATGCGCGGCTTCGTGGTGCTGCCCAAGCGGTGGATCGTCGAACGGTTCTTCGCCCACCTGATGCGCACCCGCCGCCTGGTGCGCGACTTCGAGCGCAGCACCAGCAGCGCCGAGGCGATGGTCTACTGGTCGATGACCCTGCTCATGACCCGCCGCCTGGCCCAGCCACGCCCTTCGCGAGCGTGA
- a CDS encoding DUF488 family protein, N3 subclade produces MSGRSSADSSERARGHRLGRQLRALREARGWTRPQLAAAASVPLRTLTRLETESVAQPGLFIVAALAEALEVTVDALVAAAGPVPGLWSTGYEGRTIDSFVAALVDSGVDAVADVRLTPISRKPGFSKSRLSAALADADIAYLHLRSLGNPKDNRAPFWDGRVGEGLAAFADVMAAEPALRELDELAELAVERSVAVLCFEQDERRCHRQAVLAELHRRTALPVSALA; encoded by the coding sequence ATGTCTGGTCGTTCCTCCGCCGATAGCTCCGAGCGAGCTCGCGGCCACCGTCTGGGTCGGCAGCTGCGAGCGCTGCGTGAGGCGCGTGGTTGGACCCGACCCCAGTTGGCTGCTGCGGCCAGCGTGCCGCTGCGCACACTGACCCGCCTGGAGACCGAATCCGTGGCGCAGCCCGGCCTCTTCATCGTCGCGGCGTTGGCGGAGGCGCTGGAGGTCACGGTCGATGCGCTGGTGGCAGCCGCGGGTCCGGTGCCCGGCCTGTGGTCGACCGGGTACGAGGGTCGCACGATCGACTCGTTCGTCGCCGCGCTGGTCGACTCGGGTGTGGACGCGGTGGCGGACGTTCGGCTCACTCCGATCAGTCGCAAGCCCGGGTTCAGCAAGTCCCGGCTGAGCGCGGCGCTGGCCGATGCGGATATCGCCTACCTGCACCTGCGTTCGCTGGGGAATCCGAAGGACAACCGGGCGCCGTTCTGGGATGGCCGTGTCGGCGAGGGCCTGGCCGCGTTCGCCGATGTCATGGCGGCGGAGCCGGCCCTTCGGGAGCTGGACGAACTCGCCGAGCTGGCTGTCGAGCGGTCGGTGGCGGTGCTGTGCTTCGAGCAGGACGAGCGCCGCTGCCATCGCCAGGCGGTCCTGGCCGAACTACACCGTCGCACCGCGCTGCCCGTCTCCGCCCTGGCCTGA
- a CDS encoding tyrosine-type recombinase/integrase: protein MAAHPDGRLEGLVFGHPGGSPLRPRWVLDQLRKRTAELGLPRIGLHDLRHATASIMIAAGIPFAVASKTLRHFTLAITINLYGHLLMDSADEAVKAFASALDHADAQLTHQADLAGNDAQRAA, encoded by the coding sequence ATGGCCGCCCACCCCGATGGCAGGCTGGAGGGACTCGTCTTTGGCCACCCCGGCGGCTCACCGCTTCGCCCACGGTGGGTGCTCGACCAGCTCCGCAAGCGCACCGCCGAACTCGGCCTCCCCCGCATCGGCCTGCATGACCTGCGCCACGCCACCGCCAGCATCATGATCGCCGCCGGCATCCCCTTCGCCGTCGCCTCCAAGACCCTTCGGCACTTCACCTTGGCCATCACCATCAACCTCTACGGCCACCTGCTCATGGACTCCGCCGACGAGGCCGTCAAGGCATTCGCCTCTGCCCTCGACCACGCGGACGCCCAGTTGACCCACCAGGCGGATCTCGCCGGTAACGACGCCCAGCGGGCAGCATGA